In the Clavelina lepadiformis chromosome 8, kaClaLepa1.1, whole genome shotgun sequence genome, one interval contains:
- the LOC143468490 gene encoding WD repeat-containing protein 47-like isoform X4, translating to MLCVGSLLTYKLTHLAYSVLKIYGSIFSTLVSLLVKGILYDECEGYCCERSLGVSSLPGLGEALEIEASSKIASSNISNTNAWLYYWIRGLDDNIINKNFTDSDLKISEKKVEIDSQENVAWCSCEDQSHDRCSNPSKPVGDAISGKINPGLNDNIAEQTTICAGHQLFSTSPVVEPRPPQKLLTDENETICLTASNVQKVGFLNSSLGINDEDGGIPHVQDSYSAFLEEQREAREQSNELIRKLGTLEEEKEAIMRSLLDDGRVESQRQLDGDISKMTAYVPFMKTDDSAVVRAVAFHPREQILAVGSNSRLLKLCRTPPPHLSKTDEVFERSVGWLDILIKRSHVHKGSIYALAWNDHGNLLATCSNDRQIKLFTFDDQTKALAGPLKVLSHHDGAIRDLMFLPGYGSGSVLASGGGTDCVVYTYDCEIDTILHQLSGHSDQILSLYSWRSGMLASASQDRSVRLWDLRSSRCVSVLGFGLAADCPKLPTSVCVDTRGQMMAVGLEDGVISMYDLKAGKTVKDLKVHSDEVRSVRFNPIEGGRRLLSSSYDGTAAVSDVQACLTGDVQDLSKHVVLCKAHKDKVIQCRWHPAGQTFATTSSDQTCLLWTGAL from the exons ATGCTCTGTGTGGGATCACTTTTGACATATAAACTCACCCACTTAGCTTACAGCGTTTTGAAGATTTACGGGAGTATCTTCTCAAC ATTGGTTTCTCTTCTTGTTAAAGGGATTCTTTATGATGAATGTGAAGGATATTGCTGTGAAAGATCCCTTGGAGTTAGCTCTTTGCCAG GTCTCGGAGAAGCTTTGGAGATTGAAGCCAGTTCCAAGATTGCAAGTAGCAACATTTCCAACACGAATGCTTGGTTGTATTACTGGATTCGAGGTTTAGATGACAAcattattaacaaaaacttcACAGACTCTGACTTGAAA ATCAGTgagaaaaaagttgaaatcgaTTCACAGGAAAATGTCGCTTGGTGTAGTTGTGAAGATCAGTCACACGAcag ATGTTCGAATCCATCAAAGCCAGTTGGTGACGCGATATCAGGGAAGATTAACCCTGGTTTGAACGATAACATTGCGGAGCAAACCACAATATGTGCGGGTCACCAGTTATTTTCCACCTCACCTGTGGTTGAGCCACGGCCGCCTCAAAAATTGCTGACAGACGAAAACGAAACAATATGTTTGACGGCATCCAATGTGCAGAAGGTCGGGTTTCTTAACTCCAGCCTGGGGATAAATGACGAAGATGGGGGCATTCCCCATGTTCAG GACTCATACTCCGCATTCCTGGAGGAACAGAGAGAGGCTCGAGAGCAAAGTAATGAGTTGATTAGGAAGTTGGGAACCTTGGAGGAGGAAAAAGAGGCGATTATGAGGTCACTATTGGACGATGGAAGAG TAGAGTCCCAACGACAACTGGATGGCGACATTTCAAAGATGACCGCCTATGTTCCTTTCATGAAAACTGATGACTCCGCCGTAGTACGAGCGGTAGCTTTTCATCCTCGAGAGCAAATCTTGGCAGTTGGCTCTAATTCAAGACTCCTCAAGCTGTGCCGGACTCCTCCACCTCACCT GAGTAAGACTGatgaagtttttgaaagatCAGTTGGTTGGTTGGACATTTTGATAAAGAGATCTCATGTGCACAAGGGTTCCATTTATGCTCTTGCCTGGAATG ATCATGGGAATCTCCTTGCCACATGCTCCAACGACAGACAGATCAAGCTGTTCACGTTTGATGACCAAACAAAGGCACTGGCTG gACCTCTTAAAGTGCTGAGTCATCATGATGGTGCAATACGCGACCTGATGTTTTTGCCTGGATACGGATCGGGTTCCGTGTTGGCCAGTGGAGGTGGAACTGACTGCGTGGTGTACACTTACGACTGCGAAATTGACACAATCTTGCATCAACTCTCTGGGCACTCAG ACCAGATCTTGTCGCTTTACTCCTGGAGGAGTGGGATGTTGGCATCCGCATCTCAGGATAGATCAGTCCGACTCTGGGATCTCAGGTCGTCCAg ATGTGTGAGTGTTCTTGGGTTTGGCCTCGCTGCTGATTGCCCGAAACTCCCGACCAGTGTGTGCGTCGACACTAGAGGGCAGATGATGGCTGTCGGGCTCGAGGATGGTGTGATTTCTATGTACGATCTAAAGGCGGGAAAGACGGTCAAG GACTTGAAGGTTCACTCAGACGAGGTCAGGAGTGTCCGCTTCAACCCAATAGAAGGCGGCAGAAGGCTTTTATCATCCTCGTACGATGGGACAGCTGCTGTGTCTGATGTCCAGGCCTGCTTAACAGGAG ATGTGCAAGACCTGTCCAAGCATGTGGTCCTATGCAAAGCTCACAAGGACAAAGTGATTCAATGCAGATGGCATCCTGCTGGTCAGACTTTCGCGACCACATCCAGCGACCAAACCTGTCTTTTGTGGACTGGCGCATTGTAA